The DNA segment CTATACATCCTGCGAAAAGGGATCTGTTGAGCGCCATAATGGTCTTATACGAAGGTTCATTCCGAAGGGAAAGCGTATAGACCAGTTTTCAATCCAGGCCATTGCTGATGTAGAGACCTGGTGTAACAGTTTTCCACAAAAGATTTCAGATTACAGGACACCGGATGAACTCTTTGAGGAAGAACTCGATAAAATCTATCAATTAGATGTAGCCTGAAGGAGTGTCTAACTTGTTATTGCAATTTACGTTAATTTTTAGTAATATAGATACAAATAATTATGAATTAGAGTGTTGTCATAGAAAATATGAAGGACCTCTAAATGAGAAAGAAATAAGTAGGTAAACAGAATTTCTATAATAAGATTTGTAAGAGAAAAAATATATATCAAAGTTATTGTATATATGTGTTGAAAAGTAGATATATAAACTCAATGATGTGAAAGAGTGAATAATACAGGAAGTTTGCACTATACCGGAGGTTATCAGCATACATGGAAACAGAAAATGATATATTAGAAGAAACATTATCGATTGCCGATGATGGATATGTTTTGGCATATGACTATCTATTAAAAAAATATGAAAAAAATAATGATGTATATGGACCACAGACTCTATATTTTCTTGCATGTCTGGCAGGTGGTGCCAATATGCCTGATAAGGCATTAGAGTGGCTTACAACAGCAATCCTTGAAAAGGGATGGTGGTACCGGCCGGAAGTGCTGGATGATGATGACCTATCCTTGCTGAGAAGCAGTGATAAGTTTATTTCACTGAAATCTATTTCTGATAAGCGCCATGCAGAAGCTATGTCAGGAGCAAAGGCTGTATTTACCTGGGAAAAGAAGACAGCAGACAATCTTTTTATTGCTGTTCATGGAAACACCCAGAACGGGCAGACAGCAAAATCTGATTGGAAACCGATATTAAATGATAATACCGGGTGGCAGCTTGAAACTGTTCAAAGTGCTGTACCGGATGGATATGGGACGTTTCGTTGGAATTATGATATGTCATCTTATTTACCGGTAGCTCATGCATTGGAAAAAGTTCAGTCTGAAGGCTACAAAATGATTGTCTGCGGCGGTTTTTCCGCAGGGTGCGATATGATTTTGCGCACCATTATGTATTCTGAAGCACTTTGTAACACACTGTTTCTACAAAGTCCATGGATTCCTGTATTGAAAGGACATGAAGAAGAACTGCTGAAAGCAGTTAAACGAAAAAATATTCAGCTGAAGATATTCTGCGGATCATGTGACGAAGATTGTCTTCCTATGGCGGAGCATTTATATGAGATAACAAATACAGGTGGCATTCATGCGGAGCTTACTATTCAAGAAGGAAGCCGGCATCAATTCCCAAAGGAGTTACCTTATAGCTGAAATCTGCCAAAATAATTATTGCATTATGTGAGAATTTACTATAATGGCTCAGTTGTCAAGACAAAAATCTAAGATTTTTATAATGAACTGATCTTGTTGATTCGTTCAATCATGATGTTATTAGCCCAGCGGCTTTTGCCATCCATGCATTGTCGGATTCCATTTTCTTTTACGAAATCAATATACTGCTGGCTCGTAAACTGACAGCCCTGATCGCTGTTATGCCGAATTCGGCATAATTCTGACAGAGGCTGTCACTACAGATGGCCCGGGTGGATTGACCGAATGGAAAATGTGGGCTTTATTCGCGCTATGTCTAAAAAGGCTTGTTCTCCTGATAACGCTGCTTGTGAAGGGTTGTCACTTGGCGGAATGAGTCCGCTCAACTACAGAAAAAGTCTGGGGTTGGTAGCTTAGCTTTGATTTTAATCTGAAAAATTGGAAATTAACAAACAAAAAGGACAATTATACAATGGACACAGATAATGATTTACTAAAAAATCTGAATAAATTACACACAACCAGATTAGGTGTAGAACGCATTAAAAGAAATTTATCTTTAGATACAGATGATGTGGTTGACTGGTGTAAAATCAAAATCAATTCTGTAAACGCTGTTATTACAAGAAACGGGAAGAATTGGTACGCGAATGTTGATGGCTTTATTATAACTGTAAATGCTTATAGCTATACGATTATTACGGTACATAGGGAAAAGGAATGAAATATACAATTCGTGAGTTAAACGCATTTTCGGTTATTGGACAAGAAGTAGAGCTTACTAATTATCAAAAAAAGAATATTCAGATTAGTACACAGTTTTGGAAGAAATTTAACGGCAACTTGAAGAAATCATATCTTTCACAATCAGGAAACTGGGTAAAATATGCTTTTATGGAAAGAAGAAACGGAAAACTCTATTATTTCTGTTCTATTCCAAAGAAAACTATTATTCCAGATGGCTTTCTGTATAAGGAAATACCGTCTTATAAATATTTGGTTATAGAACATATTGGTGCTATGGGTAAAATATATGAAACTTACGGAAATATTTATCAAACGATTATTCCCAGCACACCGTATATCCCTATAAAAGATATTATCTTACACTTTGAAAAATATGATTATCGTTTCCATTGGAATAGAGATAATTCGATTATCGAAATTTGGATACCAATTAAGAGTAGTTAAATTGCAGTTTGTCGAACATAACAAAAAATGGGGCGCAGACAGCCAGTAAATGACTGTCCGCGCCCCGCTTTTCATGGGTGCGTTTTAGTATCTGTTACGCAGCAGAAGCTATCCTAAAGACGGTCATAGCTATCCTGCAAATCCTATTAAAGAAGTATTTGTTGAGAACAGAGGTGCTAAGTGGTATAATTTAGCAAAATATAACCGTTGCAAAGAGAAAAAGCAGGTGTTTAACATGAGCAACGAGAAAAGAAAAAATCCTAAGAGAAAATGTATTAACTATGGACGAGCCATGAAACAGCAGTTTATCGGATTGGGGCATTGTAAATGCGGAATGAGTTGGAAAAAGGATATTGAATATTTTGAACGCACTCCCGATATGGTCTTTGCGTTAGAGCGTCAGGTAGTTAAAAATCAAAAAAATCAGTAAAAATAAAGCAAGTCCCGGTTATTAGGCATATTGAAAACAGAATTTCAGGAGGTATACACATGGCAAAAAAACCTATAAAAGAAACAATTCATGCTAAAGGCATGGACATTGCTATTTATACAGAAAATTTTCAAGATGAATTCATTTCTCTTACCGATATAGCTCGATATAAAAGCAATGAACCAAAAGATGTTATCAAAAATTGGATGCGAAGCAAGGATACCATTGAATTTTTAGGTTTGTGGGAATCCTTGCACAATGAAAATTTTAAAGGGGTCGAATTCGACTCCTTTAAACGGCAAGCTGGTTCAAACGCATTTACACTTTCACCCCAAAAATGGATTGAAACGACAAATGCTATTGGTATCATTTCAAAATCTGGTCGTTCCGGTGGCACTTTTGCACATTCAGACATTGCTTTTGAATTTGCTTCTTGGATTTCAGCCGAGTTTAAATTGTATATTATTAAGGATTATAAGCGTCTTAAATCTGATGAGAATAGCCGTCTATCCCTTAATTGGAATTTGAATCGGGAGATTTCTAAATTGAATTACCGTATTCACACTGACGCAATTAAGGAAAATCTGCTTCCACCTGATTTATTGCCCTCTCAGATTTCTTTTACTTATGCAAGTGAAGCGGACATACTAAACGTTGCATTATTTGGTAAAACAGCAAGACAGTGGCGTGATGCTAATGCTGATAAAAAGGGAAATATTCGAGATGATGCCACTATAAATCAGCTATTGGTTTTAGCAAATATGGAAAGCTATAATGCGATTTTGATTGAGCAGGGAAAAAGCCAGTCCGAACGATTGATAATTTTACATGAGTTAGCAGTAAAGCAACTGAAAACATTGACTGGTTTTAGTACATCTGAATTACCGCAAATAAGAACTGATAATTGACATAGCGATTATTTTATGAAACATTATATCCACCGGTAAAGTGCCGCAATAGTTACACATTAACAAAGCCTTGTCCTCTTTTTTTACAAATTTTAATTGAACAAAATCGCTGCGCGATAGCCTGCCAAGGCTGTGGCATAGCGATTTTTTATTTTATAATAGGAAAGTTCGCCAAATGGCGAACAAAAGAAAAAGGTACTTCAATCCTCTTACGATCATTTACATTTTGTGTAAATGTAAAACTTTATAAAATCTAAAAAACACCATGCTAATACCTAAAATCTCCATATTTAAAGAAAAAAACTGAATGATAAAATAAAAGCATCAAGAAGATGGAAATAAGAAAAGAAAGAAGGTATGAGGGTATTATGGTTTCAGTAAAAACAAAAAATGTTGTCGCAAAATCATCCGGTCCCAAAAATCACTTTAAAAAGTATTGGCCGTATTACGTAATGATGCTTCCGGGAATTATTTATCTAATCATGTTTAAGTATGTTCCGATGATGGGAAGTGTCATTGCGTTTAAAGATTATTCGGCATATAAGGGTATCTGGGAGAGCGCATGGTGCGGACTGGAAAACTTCAAAAAATTGTTTATGTATCCGGATTTTTATAAGATACTTCGGAACACAATTGTGCTGGGACTGCTGAAAACAGTTTTGACATTTCCAATTCCGGTTATTCTGGCATTGATGCTGAACGAACTTCGGAATGCGAAGGTTAAGAAGGGAATCCAGACAATTATATGCATCCCCTATTTTGTATCATGGGTTGTTGTAGGCGGTCTTGTATTTGATATTTTTGGTGTTGGCGGATTATTCAATAATGTAAGAGAGTTCTTTGGAATGGATACACTTCTGGTTATGCAAAAGGAAATCTGGTTTCGTCCAATTTATGTACTTTCCACAATCTGGAAGGAATCCGGTTGGGGAACAGTTGTATATCTGGCCACGATCAGCAGTATAGACCCGAGCTTGTATGAATCGGCAGCAATTGACGGAGCGTCAAGATTTCAGAAGATGCGTTATATTACATTCCCGCTTTTGATTCCGACAGTGTTGACATTGTTTCTTTTGAACATTGGAAGTTTCCTGACACTTGGATTCGACCAGGTTTACAATCTGTATACTCCGATGACATATGCGGTTGCAGATATCTTTGATACATATGTATTTCGTGTGGGAATCCAACAGGCACAGTACAGTTTTGCAACGGCCGTTGGTCTGTTCCAGTCGGTAGTCGGATTGATTATGGTAGTTACATTTAACAAAATTGCAAATAAGGTTTCAGAGGATGGAGGGCTGTGGTAATGAAGGTTCGTACAAAAACATCACATGTACGGGAGTCGGCAAAGGACAGGATTTTCGAAATTGTAGTCACGGTAGTGTTGATTTTGTTTGCAGTTATTACAACGATTCCACTTATTTCGGAACTTGCGGTTTCCCTAAGCTCAAAGACTGCGTCACAGATGAATCTTATCAACTTGCTGCCGGTAGAATTTACGCTTGATTCCTGGAAATATCTTCTGGGTAAGGGGGGAATCTGGACACCATTTTTAATTTCGGTTTTATCGACTATACTTGGTGTGATTATTGCGTTGCTGCTGAACGTTCTGATGGCCTATCCGCTGTCAAAGATAGAGTTTAAAGCTTCAAAATATATTATGTTGTTTGTTGTGTTTACGATGGTATTCGCGGCGCCGAAGGTGCCGTACTTCCTGACACTCCGTTCATACGGATTATATAACAGCTATTGGGTTTTGATATTCCCAC comes from the Blautia liquoris genome and includes:
- a CDS encoding TPR end-of-group domain-containing protein; this encodes METENDILEETLSIADDGYVLAYDYLLKKYEKNNDVYGPQTLYFLACLAGGANMPDKALEWLTTAILEKGWWYRPEVLDDDDLSLLRSSDKFISLKSISDKRHAEAMSGAKAVFTWEKKTADNLFIAVHGNTQNGQTAKSDWKPILNDNTGWQLETVQSAVPDGYGTFRWNYDMSSYLPVAHALEKVQSEGYKMIVCGGFSAGCDMILRTIMYSEALCNTLFLQSPWIPVLKGHEEELLKAVKRKNIQLKIFCGSCDEDCLPMAEHLYEITNTGGIHAELTIQEGSRHQFPKELPYS
- a CDS encoding DUF3781 domain-containing protein, with the translated sequence MDTDNDLLKNLNKLHTTRLGVERIKRNLSLDTDDVVDWCKIKINSVNAVITRNGKNWYANVDGFIITVNAYSYTIITVHREKE
- a CDS encoding GyrI-like domain-containing protein, which produces MKYTIRELNAFSVIGQEVELTNYQKKNIQISTQFWKKFNGNLKKSYLSQSGNWVKYAFMERRNGKLYYFCSIPKKTIIPDGFLYKEIPSYKYLVIEHIGAMGKIYETYGNIYQTIIPSTPYIPIKDIILHFEKYDYRFHWNRDNSIIEIWIPIKSS
- a CDS encoding KilA-N domain-containing protein translates to MAKKPIKETIHAKGMDIAIYTENFQDEFISLTDIARYKSNEPKDVIKNWMRSKDTIEFLGLWESLHNENFKGVEFDSFKRQAGSNAFTLSPQKWIETTNAIGIISKSGRSGGTFAHSDIAFEFASWISAEFKLYIIKDYKRLKSDENSRLSLNWNLNREISKLNYRIHTDAIKENLLPPDLLPSQISFTYASEADILNVALFGKTARQWRDANADKKGNIRDDATINQLLVLANMESYNAILIEQGKSQSERLIILHELAVKQLKTLTGFSTSELPQIRTDN
- a CDS encoding ABC transporter permease, whose protein sequence is MEIRKERRYEGIMVSVKTKNVVAKSSGPKNHFKKYWPYYVMMLPGIIYLIMFKYVPMMGSVIAFKDYSAYKGIWESAWCGLENFKKLFMYPDFYKILRNTIVLGLLKTVLTFPIPVILALMLNELRNAKVKKGIQTIICIPYFVSWVVVGGLVFDIFGVGGLFNNVREFFGMDTLLVMQKEIWFRPIYVLSTIWKESGWGTVVYLATISSIDPSLYESAAIDGASRFQKMRYITFPLLIPTVLTLFLLNIGSFLTLGFDQVYNLYTPMTYAVADIFDTYVFRVGIQQAQYSFATAVGLFQSVVGLIMVVTFNKIANKVSEDGGLW
- a CDS encoding carbohydrate ABC transporter permease, yielding MKVRTKTSHVRESAKDRIFEIVVTVVLILFAVITTIPLISELAVSLSSKTASQMNLINLLPVEFTLDSWKYLLGKGGIWTPFLISVLSTILGVIIALLLNVLMAYPLSKIEFKASKYIMLFVVFTMVFAAPKVPYFLTLRSYGLYNSYWVLIFPHIITAYNLIIVRTFFKQFPKELEEAAMIDGCGKFRILFQIVLPASKAVLATVGLFYGVTMWNQYEHPMMFIQKMDLFPLQMKIRSIVDGGSELQAITMAQTANYTPATLSAVAVVFAILPILIGYPWIQKYFAKGAMLGSVKG